A genomic window from Glycine max cultivar Williams 82 chromosome 17, Glycine_max_v4.0, whole genome shotgun sequence includes:
- the LOC112999938 gene encoding uncharacterized protein, whose protein sequence is MPSLFPAGKLLTPTCEPIFKLLRKNQVVLWNSDCQEAFEKIKQSLANPPVLMPPVTGRPLFLYMTVLDESMGCMLGQHDDFGKKEQAIYYLSKKFTACEMNYSMLERTCCALVWASHRLRQYMLSHTTWLISKMDPVKYIFEKPALTGRIARWQVLLSEFDIVYVTQKAVKGSALADYLAQQPLQDYRPMHPEFPDEDIMALFEEKRTHEDIDKWIVCFDGASNALGHGVGAVLVSPDDQCIPFTARLGFDCTNNMAEYEACALGVQAAIDFDVKLLKVYGDSALVIRQLKGEWETRDSKLIPYQTHILRLAKYFDAISFHHIPREENQMADALATLASMFQLAPHGDLPYIEFKSQGRPAYCYAIEEERDGKPWYFDIKQYIENKEYPPGISDNDKRTLRRLATGFFVSGTILYKRNHDMTLLRCMSLSLQSQGFTSFPCPTPDQFRAKVAWPGDWPEAQAGEAPAGAPTEAPDEADEAREDEEMTEVLIQEKERTGRPISTRIPTEMEEEEENES, encoded by the exons ctcacccctacctgtgaaccCATTTTTAAActgttacgtaagaaccaagtggtcctatggaacagtgactgccaagaggctttcgagaagatcaaacagagtctcgcgaatcccccggtactcatgccacctgtaacggGAAGACcccttttcctgtacatgaccgtgttggacgagtctatggggtgcatgttgggtcagcatgatgattttGGAAAAAAGGAACAGgccatctactatctaagcaagaagtttactgcatgtgagatgaattactcaatgctggaaaggacgtgttgtgctctggtatgggcatcacatcggcttaggcagtacatgctcagccataccacgtggcttatttccaaaatggatcccgtgaaatacatctttgaaaaaccggccctcacgggacgaatcgctaggtggcaggtactattatctgaattcgatatcgtttacgttacccaaaaggcggtaaagggaagtgccttagcagattatttggcccagcaacccctccaggattatcggccgatgcatcccgagttcccagatgaagatatcatggccctgtttgaagagaagcggacgcacgaggacatagacaaatggattgtttgcttcgatggggcgtctaatgctttgggccacggagtaggggcagtccttgtatccccggatgatcagtgtattcctttcacggctaggctaggttttgattgtaccaacaatatggccgagtacgaagcatgcgccctcggggttcaggcggccattgattttgatgtaaaactactcaaggtgtatggagactcagctttggtcatACGCCAGttaaaaggagaatgggaaactagggattcgaagttgataccctatcaaactcacatcttgaggttagccaagtactttgacgcaatttccttccaccacatacctcgggaagagaatcaaatggctgatgcactagccaccctggcatccatgtttcaacttgccccacacggagatctgccatacatcgaattcaaatctcaaggcaggccggcatattgttatgcaatagaggaagagcgggatgggaaaccgtggtatttcgacatcaagcagtatatcgagaacaaggaatacccaccagggatttctgacaatgacaaaaggacgttgaggagattggctactggtttctttgtaagtggtaccatcctgtacaaacgaaaccacgacatgaccctcctacgatgc atgagtCTCAGCCTCCAGAGTcagggctttacttcttttccgtgccctactccggaccagttcagggcaaaGGTCGCGTGGCCTggggattggcctgaggcccaggcaggagaggcaccagcagggGCACCAACAGAGGCTCCCGatgaggcagatgaggcccgcgaggacgaagaGATGACCGa GGTCCTGATCCAAGAGAAGGAGAGGACTGGTCGTCCCATTTCAACTCGCATTCCTACTGagatggaggaagaagaagaaaatgaatcatAA